From the Xiphophorus maculatus strain JP 163 A chromosome 20, X_maculatus-5.0-male, whole genome shotgun sequence genome, one window contains:
- the LOC102234975 gene encoding serine/threonine-protein kinase WNK2-like isoform X1 produces the protein MNSADISSKDPPLGSTFSSTPNLDSDINANACRHVYENGMDHNVNIQNAALRGASDPSSYPSTEYQGLGRRRFIRRSLWVSDHDEQTLDTSDLVSSSPVPNIDLRTIVDRSRTRALLSETSSTERQVGLKDSATESVSADEERGDRLETGPKADPGPSDVTGKAGSDENEEEPGMKAVSTSPGGRFLKFDIELGRGSFKTVYKGLDTDTWVEVAWCELQERKLSKAERQRFKEEAEMLKALQHPNIVRFYDFWESPVKGKKCIVLVTELMTSGTLKTYLKRFKVMKPKVLRRWCRQILKGLHFLHTRTPPIIHRDLKCDNIFITGPTGSVKIGDLGLATLKRASFAKSVIGTPEFMAPEMYEEHYDEAVDVYAFGMCMLEMATSEYPYSECQNAAQIYRKVTSGVKPASYGKVSDPEIKEIIGECICHRWEERYSIKDLLNHAYFAEDTGVRVELNEEDDGQKSTIALKLWVEDPKKLKGKYKDTGAIEFTFDLEKEVPEVVAQEMVESGFFLECDVKIVGKSIRDRVALIKWRRARTGSPNGNSEVKKMQQNLLQVPGTGPPEETIFTTADCEDQETLICTVPVITPATSDNGVNSNMQLDDLSNQQNGPYQSLPEPISTAQMLYSPPSQTDSQLHQGSYQQSAGQASHENNKQPTTQPHQGAYQQPTADQLHPGTFQQPAAQLHHGPFQCQTTVSAPATPVPPVQQSRQTSQSFPAAAPTLQMHLTVQSTQEQCHLQPAAVPSQLFSAEPSSQLSPPDSAARFPLCSAPPPLLPLPISTQFPSPYPVVHMPAPFSPASLPSTFSSSDAAMSTSYYSPSPLLPPLALTPHTALTSISSLGTPQTPMSTPQNVPSLSLPFPHLGIAKSPVVPQQQVGPHTSQQHTSSLHSTHPLPFSQVQPTSFPAPHPEQELADQPVQVAAPRGTLIDVQHLETAPPVLSTGQTPIWGSRMDTESPAAAASPVPAPASISVSTTVQFEAKAPVRTPPPAPGSAAPQTPTQAQKTLQPVALAQLQAPISASTFTVELTMVSSVSSAASQISTSGLVSDSAHVSLSAPSQAAAPAGVSVLQPAGVHTTVPVSESASLAQHNVEATSVPGSFQQEICAEDVLRDRAISLSSYTYDSVNSDVASGRETSDGYESLASGSKGDSKPRKHHRKSARTRSRQERTSKPKLSMLNVCNTGDKMVECQLETHNHKMVTFKFDLDGDAPEEIATYMVENGFILLLEKEIFIDQLKDIVDKAEDMLHEDMGDEKDTTLSCSPLQGQMSEAGESQQSGAPQPVYQQNVLHTGKRWFIICPVEETPPCVQDTPSEGTATLSPGSSANTQPADSTTAKPSTSREEGSSSTMSGASGGFVHEVYGFYSPPITSNTDPLLLATLSPPVSAPATLQSVSAMEPAGSSLQTSLHGAKAQTFPPSLPHTSYPVEDSQGSPLGSLSPTHGAQKALDLTHSASIVDEVPCCPLVMPLSLDVNPPQGRSPLAPLPLQELGATKESTSVSYAPAVRSELPQQPVVLHQPFSNVGGSKVSSLPQSPAPSQHGAGPSESDGEGRVSRGGFVDSTIKTLDEKLRNLLYQEYAPMYPSGSAAETPGSGTEYIQFPPGPDSATGGSGNSTPGPIGEGRYRAGEQLPQIPERMESLSTLSDSAVCASLSRRHVPHSVSCSGTRGRFKIISLPPEVANRRDVKQRSWSSAASPAHPGGYNGDPIPPEALATSTTIGRFSVVSTEDDITQRTRCSRYSAPPDFYLDTPPPMDSGAESSPAKLAPATPSQYVRSERRGSDLMKRAVAFLRRTGRSSSVQSSDSPSRHGGLPGSAYASSDNDSEMEDSDIKRELQRLREKHLKEISELQAHQRGEVELLYRRLGKVPPPGLGLLHVAPHTSRRKRSSKHRLKPGKLLSPLVQQFRNVKTKSSDSTKPGAAPGPSEPAVSLNGSPGRTSFPTHGRPRSCTSHLPSSASEPVQTQQPCSLKGSMSSDNIYAGLQGDVAGTQALPEQGWSNYPQPSERVTYKSSSKPRARFLSGPVSLSIWSTLKRLCLGKERGSRSGASASGAFNQSQQMHSATPPPQQPVVGLAQAQANNSNNKTGTSMSPSENNLPEDLQVLMDDWAQEVLIVTHRPRTDSLSIRGQQLCPQVVPQTLEQPHQALNTSPWTPPGPQACALSWPESPGPAVMAGPLTGPFHTYQLHSPAAFTALPSPLSFNQWPGYFFPVSAGVFAFPAVPSTLSSPTSSSSHQLTDPKAKTL, from the exons GAAAGGAAACTATCCAAAGCAGAGAGGCAGCGGTTcaaagaggaagcagagatgCTGAAGGCCCTGCAGCACCCCAACATCGTGCGATTTTATGACTTCTGGGAGTCACCAGTAAAAGGGAAGAAGTGCATCGTCCTTGTGACAGAGCTAATGACATCAGGAACACTGAAAAC GTATCTAAAGCGCTTCAAGGTTATGAAGCCCAAAGTCCTGAGAAGGTGGTGTCGGCAGATTCTCAAAGGCCTCCATTTCCTCCACACAAGGACGCCTCCCATCATCCACAGAGACCTCAAGTGTGACAACATTTTCATCACTGGTCCAACTGGCTCTGTCAAAATAGGAGACCTTGGATTAGCAACACTAAAGAGGGCCTCTTTTGCCAAAAGTGTTATTG GTACTCCAGAGTTTATGGCTCCAGAGATGTATGAGGAGCACTATGACGAGGCTGTGGATGTCTATGCTTTTGGGATGTGTATGCTGGAGATGGCCACCTCAGAGTATCCTTACTCTGAGTGTCAGAATGCTGCTCAGATCTACCGCAAAGTCACAAGT GGGGTGAAGCCTGCCAGCTACGGCAAAGTCAGTGACCcagaaataaaggaaattatTGGGGAGTGTATCTGCCACAGATGGGAGGAACG GTACTCCATCAAGGACCTCCTGAACCATGCATATTTTGCCGAAGACACAGGAGTTAGGGTTGAGCTAAATGAGGAGGACGATGGACAAAAATCAACCATTGCTTTAAAGTTGTGGGTTGAAGATCCTAAAAAGTTAAAGGGAAAATATAAGGACACTGGTGCTATTGAGTTTACCTTTGACTTGGAGAAAGAAGTTCCAGAAGTAGTTGCACAAGAAATG GTGGAGTCAGGATTTTTCTTGGAATGTGATGTAAAGATAGTTGGTAAATCTATCAGAGACCGTGTGGCTTTAATAAAATGGAGGAGGGCAAGGACTGGCTCACCAAATGGAAACAGTGAAGTGAAGAAGATGCAGCAGAACCTTCTGCAGGTCCCTGGTACTGGTCCACCTGAGGAAACCATATTCACCACTGCAGATTGTGAGGACCAAGAAACTCTGATCTGCACTGTTCCTGTAATCACACCTGCCACAT CTGATAACGGAGTGAACTCCAACATGCAATTAGACGATCTGAGCAATCAGCAGAATGGTCCCTACCAGTCACTTCCAGAACCCATTTCTACTGCACAGATGCTCTACAGTCCTCCTTCTCAAACTGACTCCCAGCTGCACCAAGGATCCTACCAGCAATCTGCAGGACAGGCCTCgcatgaaaacaacaaacagccaACCACACAGCCACACCAGGGAGCCTACCAGCAACCCACAGCAGATCAGCTGCATCCTGGGACCTTCCAACAGCCTGCAGCACAACTTCACCACGGGCCTTTTCAGTGTCAAACA ACAGTTTCTGCTCCAGCTACCCCAGTGCCCCCTGTGCAGCAGAGCAGACAGACATCCCAGAGTTTCCCAGCTGCAGCCCCAACTCTGCAGATGCATCTTACTGTCCAGTCCACCCAGGAGCAG TGTCATCTCCAACCAGCTGCCGTCCCGTCTCAG TTGTTTTCTGCTGAGCCGTCGTCACAGCTGAGTCCTCCTGATTCCGCTGCCAGGTTTCCGCTCTGCAGTGCTCCTCCCCCTCTCCTGCCCCTGCCCATCAGCACACAG TTTCCCTCTCCATATCCTGTCGTTCACATGCCCGCTCCCTTTTCCCCAGCTTCTCTGCCGTCCACCTTCAGCAGCAGCGACGCTGCTATGTCTACCTCTTACTACTCACCTTCACCTCTCCTTCCCCCCCTCGCTCTCACTCCCCACACAGCTCTCACATCTATATCTTCTCTTGGGACTCCTCAGACTCCCATGTCCACACCGCAAAATGTCCCCAGTTTGTCTCTCCCCTTTCCTCACCTGGGAATAGCCAAGTCCCCTGTGGTGCCACAGCAGCAGGTTGGCCCACACACATCTCAGCAGCACACCAGTAGCCTCCATTCCACCCATCCCTTACCTTTCTCCCAGGTACAACCCACCTCATTCCCTGCCCCCCACCCTGAGCAGGAACTGGCTGACCAGCCTGTCCAG GTGGCTGCTCCCCGTGGGACTCTGATAGATGTTCAGCATTTGGAAACAGCTCCCCCTGTCTTATCCACTGGACAGACTCCTATATGGGGAAGCAGAATGGACACAGAatctcctgcagctgcagcgtCTCCAGTCCCTGCTCCAGCCTCAATTTCGGTCTCGACTACAGTTCAGTTTGAAGCCAAAGCCCCAGTGCGAACTCCACCTCCAGCTCCAGGGTCAGCAGCACCTCAGACTCCAACACAAGCTCAAAAAACACTGCAGCCTGTGGCCTTAGCCCAACTTCAGGCACCAATATCTGCATCGACTTTCACCGTCGAGCTCACAATGGTCTCCTCTGTGAGCTCAGCTGCATCGCAGATCTCCACCTCAGGTTTGGTCTCAGACTCAGCTCATGTCAGTCTGTCAGCACCGAGTCAGGCTGCGGCTCCTGCTGGAGTTTCAGTTCTACAACCCGCTGGCGTCCACACAACAGTCCCGGTGTCCGAGTCCGCCAGCCTGGCTCAGCACAACGTGGAGGCAACATCCGTCCCTGGGAGCTTTCAGCAGGAAATCTGCGCAGAG gatgttCTTCGTGACAGAGCGATATCACTATCCAGTTACACCTACGACAG TGTTAACTCTGACGTAGCGTCTGGTCGGGAAACAAGCGATGGCTATGAAAGCTTAGCAAGTGGGAGCAAAGGTGACTCAAAACCCAGGAAACATCATCGCAAGTCTGCTCGCACACGTTCCAGGCAAGAGAGGACCAGCAAACCCAAGCTGAGCATGCTCAAT GTTTGCAACACTGGTGACAAAATGGTTGAATGTCAGCTGGAGACTCACAACCACAAAATGGTAACATTTAAGTTTGACCTGGACGGAGACGCTCCGGAGGAAATTGCCACCTACATG GTGGAgaatggttttattttgctgttagaGAAGGAGATCTTCATTGATCAGCTGAAAGACATTGTGGACAAAGCAGAAGACATGCTGCATGAAGACATGGGGGATGAAAAAGACACAACTTTGAGTTGCAGTCCTCTGCAGGGCCAGATGTCTGAAGCAGGAGAG AGTCAGCAGTCAGGGGCACCGCAGCCTGTATATCAGCAGAATG TTCTTCACACAGGAAAGCGATGGTTCATCATCTGCCCAGTGGAGGAGACGCCTCCCTGCGTTCAGGACACTCCGTCTGAGGGGACAGCGACACTGTCACCTGGGAGCTCAGCCAACACCCAGCCTGCTGACAGCACCACTGCAAAGCCGTCCACATCCAGAG AAGAGGGGTCGTCCTCCACAATGTCTGGTGCAAGTGGAGGGTTCGTTCATGAAGTTTATGGTTTCTACAGTCCTCCAATAACATCCAACACTGACCCCCTCCTCTTGGCCACCCTGTCGCCCCCCGTGTCTGCACCTGCCACTCTCCAGTCAGTGTCTGCAATGGAGCCTGCAGGCAGTTCTCTGCAGACTAGCTTGCATGGAGCCAAGGCTCAAACGTTTCCCCCATCGTTGCCCCACACTTCTTACCCAGTGGAGGATTCACAGGGGTCTCCTCTTGGGTCACTCTCCCCTACCCATGGAGCTCAGAAGGCTCTCGATTTGACCCACTCAGCATCCATTGTTGATGAGGTGCCCTGCTGTCCACTCGTCATGCCCCTGTCCTTAGATGTGAACCCTCCCCAGGGCAGGTCACCTCTGGCCCCTCTCCCCCTCCAGGAGCTGGGTGCCACCAAAGAGTCGACGTCTGTCTCCTACGCTCCTGCAGTGCGCAGCGAGTTGCCACAGCAGCCAGTCGTCCTCCACCAGCCTTTCTCCAACGTGGGAGGCTCCAAAGTGTCCTCGCTTCCCCAAAGCCCGGCACCATCCCAGCACGGCGCGGGGCCAAGCGAGTCTGATGGCGAAGGACGGGTCAGTCGGGGAGGTTTCGTCGATAGCACCATTAAAACTCTGGATGAAAAACTGAGGAACCTGCTCTACCAGGAATACGCTCCCATGTATCCATCAGGCAGCGCGGCAGAGACACCAGGATCTGGGACAGAGTACATCCAGTTTCCTCCGGGCCCGGACAGCGCCACTGGAGGGTCAGGAAACAGCACCCCGGGTCCGATAGGGGAGGGACGCTACCGGGCAGGAGAACAACTT CCTCAAATTCCTGAGAGAATGGAAAGCCTGAGCACTCTGAGTGACTCCGCTGTTTGTG CTTCTTTGTCAAGACGACACGTTCCTCACTCTGTGTCCTGCTCTGGAACTAGAGGTCGATTTAAG ATCATCTCTCTTCCTCCTGAAGTGGCAAACAGAAGAGATGTGAAGCAGAGGAGCTGGAGCAGCGCTGCCTCCCCTGCACACCCCGGTGGATACAACGGGGACCCGATTCCACCTGAAGCCTTGGCTACCTCCACCACCATCGGACGTTTCTCTGTGGTGAGCACTGAAGATGACATCACTCAGAGGACGCGCTGCAGCCGCTACTCTGCCCCGCCCGACTTCTACTTGGACACTCCACCTCCCATGG ACTCAGGAGCAGAGAGCAGCCCTGCTAAGCTGGCTCCTGCCACTCCGTCCCAGTACGTTCGCTCTGAGCGCAGAGGAAGTGACCTCATGAAAAGAGCAGTGGCTTTTCTCCGTCGCACTGGCCGCAGCAGCAGCGTGCAGAGCTCTGATTCCCCGAGCAGACATGGAGGCTTGCCTGGCTCGGCCTACGCCAGCAGCGACAATGACTCCGAGATGGAGGACTCAGACATAAAGAGGGAACTGCAGAGACTCAGAGAGAA ACATCTGAAGGAAATCTCAGAGCTGCAAGCACATCAACGTGGAGAGGTGGAGCTGCTCTATCGCAGACTTGGTAAGGTTCCTCCTCCTGGCCTCGGCCTCTTACATGTTGCACCGCATACAAGCCGCAGGAAGAGGTCCAGCAAACACAGACTGAAGCCCGGGAAACTTCTCAGCCCGCTAGTTCAGcaatttagaaatgtcaaaACCAAAAGCAGCGACTCCACTAAACCAG GTGCTGCTCCAGGTCCCAGTGAGCCAGCAGTGAGTTTAAATGGTTCTCCAGGCAGAACTTCCTTCCCGACCCACGGCAGGCCACGGTCGTGTACCAGCCACCTTCCCAGCTCGGCTTCAGAGCCGGTGCAGACTCAGCAACCCTGCTCCCTGAAAGGCTCCATGTCCTCTGATAACATCTATGCTGGACTACAAGGAGACGTCGCCGGCACACAAGCTCTGCCTGAACAGG GCTGGTCTAATTACCCTCAACCGTCTGAGAGAGTGACCTATAAGTCCAGTAGCAAACCACGAGCTAGATTTCTCAGTGGGCCTGTGTCTTTGTCTATCT gGTCAACACTCAAAAGGTTGTGTCTCGGTAAAGAACGAGGCAGCA GGTCTGGGGCCTCCGCATCTGGAGCCTTCAATCAGTCACAGCAAATGCACAGTGCTACACCTCCGCCCCAGCAGCCTGTTGTTGGCCTGGCCCAAGCTCAGGCCAACAACAGCAATAACAAGACAGGCACATCTATGAGTCCCAGTGAAAACAACCTGCCTGAAGACCTACAAGTTCTGATGGACGACTGGGCCCAGGAGGTGCTGATTGTGACCCACCGACCTCGTACCGACTCTCTGAGTATCCGTGGGCAGCAGCTGTGCCCCCAGGTTGTGCCTCAAACACTTGAACAGCCGCATCAGGCTTTAAat ACATCACCGTGGACTCCACCCGGTCCACAGGCTTGTGCTTTATCCTGGCCTGAAAGCCCTGGGCCTGCAGTGATGGCCGGCCCCTTGACCGGCCCCTTTCACACGTATCAGCTACACTCTCCTGCTGCGTTCACAGCTTTACCCTCCCCTCTTTCCTTCAATCAGTGGCCTGGGTATTTCTTTCCAGTTTCTGCCGGGGTCTTTGCCTTTCCTGCTGTGCCCTCCACCCTCTCCAGCCCTACTTCATCTTCATCTCATCAGCTGACTGACCCCAAGGCAAAGACTCTTTAA